The following coding sequences lie in one Bacteroides helcogenes P 36-108 genomic window:
- a CDS encoding SusC/RagA family TonB-linked outer membrane protein, with amino-acid sequence MKKLLSVLFLLSFTLASVYAQNIQVKGTVVSGSDNEPLPGVNVVEKGNATNGAITDLDGNFTVSVPANATLSITYIGFKPQDIALNGRKTLKIVLQEDSEALDEVVVVGYGVQKKSVVTASIAKVGADELAISAPVRVDNALKGLAAGVQVTAASGQPGEASRIRIRGVGTVNNSDPLYIVDGMPIDGGIDYLNPNDIQSIEVLKDAASGAVYGARAANGVVLVTTKGGKIGKTKVTYDFSMGFQSPWKHREVLDATQYAIMRNEASMNDGTGMVYADPYSYGKGTDWQKEVFNDNAPVVQHQVSASGATDKLNYYLSLGYYEQEGIVGGNYDRSNYRRMTMRSNTNYTMFDVSKERSWLNKLTVGVNLAYSRIKSKSIGTNSETGSVLGSALSISPILSPYMSEGTTLKDMIAANPSMVLSDGTVLSPLQASDGRYYTIPGDKYNEITNPLANLSLPGALNNSDKFVANFFAELTLWDSIKFKSSYGQDLAFWGTDGWTPVYYLSKQNKAEYSSVSSEMHRGSVWQLENTLSWDKTFGQHSFQVLLGQSAKKSTGRYLKGNNRYMIEERGDKANIDFTTGTQKAGDMYVAGSLNSPSTIASYFGRLSYNFAERYMLQLTVRRDGSSNFGSNNKWATFPSVSLGWNLTNESFMKNRPAWLTSTKVRGSWGKNGNESIGAFGYVALTSSGNNHYFGKGDAGQIITGTKPSGLSNADLKWEESEQTDFGVDFGFFNNALTFTVDYFYKKTNGMLKTMPIPSYVGESKPTGNVGDMENRGWELEANYKFHVSDWNFRIGANASYIKNKLINLGNDSGFEMSDYLVGGLSNVTRAENGYVYPFFYGRVTDGIFQNWAEINAYAKDGKLIQPNAQPGDIRFKDLNDDGKIDDDNDKAMIGKGMPDWTYGINFQASWKNFDFSMMIAGAIGNDIFDATRRCDIAEFNLPKWIWENRWTGEGTSNNMPRMTITDPNASWSSASDLYIKDGSYMRLKNIQLGYTLPQWLTQKVFVDRLRVYVAAENLLTFTKYDGLDPEIANGTSMGLDKGIYPQARVFTFGLNISF; translated from the coding sequence ATGAAAAAGTTATTATCGGTTTTATTTTTATTAAGCTTTACCTTGGCTTCTGTGTATGCCCAAAATATACAGGTAAAAGGTACAGTGGTAAGCGGATCGGATAACGAACCTTTACCCGGTGTTAATGTGGTGGAAAAAGGCAATGCCACCAATGGTGCAATTACCGACCTGGATGGTAATTTCACAGTGTCGGTTCCTGCGAACGCAACACTTTCTATTACTTATATTGGTTTTAAGCCGCAAGACATTGCTTTGAATGGAAGAAAAACACTCAAGATTGTTCTTCAAGAAGATTCTGAAGCACTGGATGAAGTAGTGGTAGTAGGTTATGGTGTTCAGAAAAAGAGTGTAGTAACAGCGTCTATTGCCAAAGTAGGTGCTGATGAGTTGGCTATTTCTGCTCCGGTACGTGTAGATAATGCTTTGAAAGGTTTGGCTGCCGGTGTACAAGTGACGGCTGCTTCCGGTCAACCGGGTGAAGCATCTCGAATTCGTATTCGTGGCGTTGGTACAGTGAATAACTCTGACCCTCTTTACATTGTAGATGGTATGCCTATTGATGGTGGCATTGATTATTTGAATCCTAATGATATTCAGTCTATTGAGGTGTTGAAAGATGCTGCATCTGGCGCTGTTTATGGTGCGCGTGCTGCCAATGGTGTTGTACTGGTAACTACAAAGGGAGGTAAAATTGGTAAAACAAAAGTTACTTATGACTTTTCTATGGGATTTCAAAGCCCATGGAAACATCGTGAAGTGCTTGACGCCACTCAGTATGCTATCATGCGCAATGAAGCTTCTATGAATGATGGTACTGGCATGGTATATGCTGATCCTTATTCTTATGGTAAGGGAACTGACTGGCAAAAGGAAGTTTTTAATGATAATGCCCCTGTTGTACAGCATCAAGTGAGTGCCAGTGGTGCTACTGATAAGTTGAATTACTACCTTTCTTTAGGATATTATGAACAAGAAGGTATTGTAGGAGGTAATTATGATCGTTCAAATTATCGTCGTATGACAATGCGTTCTAATACTAATTATACGATGTTTGATGTTTCTAAAGAACGTTCTTGGTTGAATAAGTTGACAGTTGGTGTGAACTTGGCTTATTCTCGCATTAAGAGTAAATCTATTGGAACTAATTCTGAAACAGGTTCTGTTTTAGGTAGTGCATTGTCGATTTCTCCTATTCTTAGCCCTTATATGTCTGAAGGGACAACTTTGAAAGATATGATTGCAGCAAATCCGTCTATGGTTTTGTCTGACGGTACGGTGCTTTCTCCATTGCAAGCTTCTGACGGGAGATATTATACCATTCCTGGTGATAAATACAATGAAATCACCAATCCGTTGGCCAATCTGTCTTTGCCCGGTGCTTTGAATAATTCTGATAAATTTGTCGCTAATTTCTTTGCAGAATTGACACTGTGGGATTCCATTAAGTTTAAAAGTTCTTATGGGCAAGATCTTGCTTTTTGGGGAACTGATGGTTGGACCCCTGTTTATTATCTGTCTAAGCAAAATAAGGCGGAATATTCTTCAGTTTCTTCTGAAATGCATCGTGGCTCTGTGTGGCAGTTGGAGAATACGCTGTCATGGGATAAAACATTCGGGCAACATAGTTTCCAAGTTTTATTAGGCCAATCTGCCAAAAAAAGTACAGGACGCTATTTGAAAGGAAACAATCGTTATATGATAGAGGAGAGAGGCGATAAGGCGAATATTGATTTTACTACCGGTACTCAAAAAGCCGGTGATATGTATGTTGCCGGTAGCTTAAATAGTCCTTCAACAATCGCTTCTTACTTTGGTCGTTTGAGCTATAATTTTGCAGAACGTTATATGTTACAGTTAACCGTACGTCGTGATGGTTCTTCAAATTTTGGATCTAATAATAAATGGGCAACTTTCCCTTCTGTCTCTTTAGGCTGGAACTTGACTAATGAATCATTCATGAAAAATCGCCCTGCGTGGTTAACTTCAACAAAGGTTCGTGGATCTTGGGGTAAGAATGGTAATGAATCTATTGGTGCTTTTGGCTATGTAGCATTGACTTCAAGTGGGAATAATCATTATTTTGGAAAGGGTGATGCAGGTCAAATAATTACTGGTACAAAACCGAGTGGGCTTTCAAATGCTGATTTAAAATGGGAGGAATCTGAACAGACTGATTTTGGTGTTGACTTTGGTTTCTTCAATAACGCATTGACTTTTACAGTAGATTATTTCTATAAGAAAACTAACGGTATGTTGAAGACGATGCCTATTCCTTCTTATGTTGGTGAATCCAAACCGACAGGTAACGTAGGTGATATGGAAAATCGTGGTTGGGAATTGGAAGCCAATTATAAGTTCCATGTCAGCGATTGGAATTTCCGCATAGGTGCAAATGCCAGTTATATAAAGAATAAGTTGATAAACTTGGGTAATGATTCAGGATTTGAAATGTCTGATTATCTTGTTGGTGGTTTGTCCAATGTTACTCGTGCGGAGAATGGTTATGTTTATCCGTTCTTTTATGGTCGTGTAACAGATGGTATTTTTCAAAACTGGGCTGAAATAAATGCTTATGCTAAAGATGGAAAATTGATTCAACCAAATGCTCAGCCTGGTGATATTCGTTTTAAAGATTTGAATGACGATGGTAAGATTGATGATGATAATGATAAGGCTATGATTGGAAAGGGTATGCCGGATTGGACCTATGGCATTAATTTTCAAGCAAGTTGGAAAAACTTTGATTTCAGCATGATGATTGCTGGTGCTATCGGTAATGATATTTTTGATGCAACCCGCCGTTGTGATATTGCTGAATTTAACCTTCCTAAATGGATATGGGAAAATCGTTGGACAGGTGAAGGTACTTCTAATAATATGCCGCGTATGACAATCACTGATCCTAATGCAAGCTGGAGTTCTGCATCCGATCTTTATATTAAGGATGGTAGCTATATGCGTTTGAAAAACATTCAGTTAGGCTATACTTTACCCCAATGGCTGACCCAAAAAGTATTCGTTGATCGTCTTCGTGTTTATGTTGCTGCAGAGAATCTGTTGACTTTCACTAAGTACGATGGCTTGGATCCGGAAATAGCAAACGGTACTTCTATGGGACTTGATAAGGGTATTTACCCCCAAGCACGTGTATTTACTTTTGGCTTGAATATTAGTTTCTAA